The Lutra lutra chromosome 1, mLutLut1.2, whole genome shotgun sequence genomic sequence ggcggcagcaTGGAGGCACGCTTCACCCGCGGGAAGTCGGCGCTGCTAGAGCGTGCCCTGGTGCGGCCCCGCACCGAGGTGAGCCTGAGCGCCTTCGCGCTGCTCTTCTCGGAGCTGGTGCAGCACTGCCAGAGCCGGGTCTTCTCCGTGGCCGAGCTGCAGGCGCGCCTGGCTGCCCTGGGCCGCCAGGTGGGCGCCCGCGTTCTGGATGCGCTTGTGGCTCGCGAGAAGGGTGCCCGGCGCGAGACCAAGGTGCTGGGCGCTCTGCTGTTCGTCAAGGGTGCGGTGTGGAAGGCGCTGTTCGGCAAGGAGGCCGACAAGCTGGAGCAGGCCAATGACGACGCACGCACCTTCTACATCATCGAGCGGGAGCCGCTCGTCAACACCTACATCTCAGTGCCCAAGGAGAACAGCACGCTCAACTGTGCCAGCTTCACGGCGGGCATCGTGGAGGCGGTGCTCACACACAGCGGCTTTCCCGCCAAGGTCACGGCACACTGGCACAAGGGCACCACGCTCATGATCAAGTTCGAGGAGGCGGTCATAGCCCGAGACCGGGCCCTGGAGGGCCGCTGACCCCACGGGAGATAAAGAATGCAGAGCCTCCTTCCTAAACGTGTCTTGTGTCTTGTGTGGGGGCCTCACACGTCCACCCGACACCTTACGCCGGTGCCTGCCTCcggctggggagggaggccaaGACCTGCACGTTTATGGTACagtggaggggtggaggtgggcCAGGTCCCACCCAGCCGGGCCTGGGGGAGGCCCGGGGTTAGCGTAGATGTGAGTCTGCAGGAGTTCCCCCGTGACTGGAGATGGGAGAACGCTGCTACTCTCTGTCCAGCTACCCTGTGGTGTAGACAGCAGTAGGTCAAGGATGGGATACAGCTGTGTGCCTAGGAAGCACGCAGagggagtaggcagagaggtggctgACAGCGGCTTTACATCGTTGCTCAAAGTACGGTCCGCGGTGCGCAGCAGTGGGGTCTCCTGGGGGCTGGTCAGCACGCAGACCCTCAGTCTGCCACTGCGAGTCTGTGTCTTAGCAAGTTCCCCGGGGGATATCTGTACCTTAATTTTGAGAAGCAGTGCCCTAGCACACAGAGTGTGGTGCATTGGGGGTGCCCAAACCCCACCCGTGGAGTTTCAAAATTCTGCAGAGCTGGGCTGGCTgagcatttgcatttctttttcttttctttcttaaaagattttatttatttatttgtcggagagcaCGCATGCatgagcacacacaagcaggcagaggccgagagggaagcaggctccctgcggagcaaggagcccaatgggggactcgatcccaggaccctgggatcatggcctgacctgaaggcagcagcttaaccaactgagccacccaagagtcctaggatttgcatttctaacaagtccccAAGAACTGATGCTCCAAGGGCCGCACTTGGAGAACTCTAGAGACCTGGGGAAGTGGGTGGGCTCACTTCGGAATCATCTCGGTGCCAACGATAGTTTGAAGTTAATATCGATGATCTATGAACACATTTATgttccttgttcattttttttttttttaagattttatttgagagagggagaagcagactccccactgagcaaggaccctgatgtagGTCTCcgtctcaggacccagagatcatgatctgagccgaaggcagtcacttaaccaaccaagtcacccaggcgcccttattttatttttattttaaagattttgtttatttgacagagtgggaGAGTGCATAagcgggtggggggggtggccgacagggagaggcaggcttctcgctgagcagggagcctgatgcgggactcgatacccgggtcctgggataatgacctgaaccgaaaacagaggcttaaatgactgagccacccaggtgtccctttattttatttttaagtcatcacTCAACAGGAGGCTCAAACTGAACAACTCTggtcaagatcaagagtcagggggcgcctgggtggctcagtgggttaaagcctctgctttcggctcaggtcatgatcctagggtcctgggatcgagccccacatcaggttccctgctcagcagggaacctgcttccctctctctctctgcctgtctctctgcttgtgatctctgtcaaataaataaataaaatcttaaaaaaaaaaaaaaaaagagcagtttggcctctttaaaaaaaaaaaaaaatcaagagtcagtatGCTCTACCGACCCAGCCGGCCAGGCGTTCTTGTGcgtttctttttcaagttttttttttttttttttaagattttatttggggcgcctgggtggctcagtgggttaaagcctctgccttcagctcaggtcatgatcccagggtcctgggatggacccctgcatggggctctgctcagcggggaatctgcttcctcctctctctctgcctacttgtcatctctatcaaataaataaataaaatctttaaaaaaaagattttatttatttgtcacagaaagggagagagcacaagcaggcagagtggcaggcagaggcagagggagaagcagactcccaaccgagcagggagcatgatgcggggctcgatcccaggaccctcttgTGTGTtcttgtttaaaaagtaaaatctgacACTTAAGGCAGCTGCTCCTTTCCCTTTGGCCCACCACCCTCCCTGAGTTCCTGAtcacttctcctccccaaggTAAATCCTGCCAGATCTTTttttgcgggggcggggggggtgtcttaaaatttcccttccttccttcccctccttgcaGACTTGAACAAGTCTGTCATGAAAGAGAACTTCGGGGCTGTCGGCTGGGTCCCCTCATTGAGGGTTTAGGAGTGGGGTGGATGCAGCTCTCAGTTGCTTTTGGGGGTGCACTGTGGAGGTTGGCATGAGGTGGGGAGAGCCCGGGTGCCGAGTCTGACCAGGGGATGGGTCCGGTTCCTCCAGCGAGGGGTGGGGTAGGCCTCCACCCCCAGCAAAGGACAGGGGCATTCACAGCCTGGATGGAACTATCAAGCAGCTACCATTTGTAGCCCTGGTGACGGTCATGGGCAGGAAATAGCTGTTGGCTGGGCGAGGGGAGGGGCCCCTgaggaagctgggggagggggtgatcAGGGCGCCAGtctgaatttggggagggggcagtttCTAGGAGGCCGACCAGGATCCAAGATGGGGAGTCCAGGAGGGCGGTCTAAGCCTCCATGCAGGGAGGGAAGTCGCAGGGAAGCCCATAGGATTGGAGGAGTGAGCTGGGGTGCGCTGGGAAGCCAGGGGGAACTGCAGAGTCCTTGGGTTTAGTAGCCTGAGGTGTCCCCCAGAGCCCCTGGAGAGTGGCTTCTAGGGCCTGCTGGGCGAGGGGCAGATCGCAGAAACAAAGGACAGGAGGCAGGAACCGGCCAGCCGGCTCCACCCAGAGACCCAACAGTGAAGGAtgcctgagagaaagagagagggtgggaggagaagagaggggctGTTCCCTAGGGAGGGAAGCTGGAGAGCTGGTAGGCTGGGAGGGGACTCAGGGTCTTTCTCCCTGCTGAGGGTGAGTACGGACTTGTGGGCAAGGGAGGTGTGGAATGATCTgtaggagtgggggtggggcacccaTAAGAACAGATCTGGCAAGTTTCCCATTACAGCAGCTCCGAACAGGATGCTCGAGGCTGCAAATACAGTGTCTACTGAAGCCGAGACagggtgggtagggaggggggaggaagaggaacccAGCGGCAGCCCTTGGTGAACCAGGCAGGCATGGTACCTCCCCTCATTTAATAGACCATGAAGTAGGTACTGAGAGAAGAGATCATCTGCCCATGGACCCACATTTACCTTTttgacagatatttattgaacacttactatgggTCAGGTGCTGGGGTCACAactgagaacaaaacaaaagctccTGCTCTCCTGAAGGTCACAGTCAAGCCTGGGGTGGGAGGCcggcggggttggggggcagtAAGAACACACCTATCAGTGAGTGACACATTTTCTTGGAAGGGGAGGAGTGTAGTAAGAAAGTAGGGTGAGATACAAGCGATCTGGAGTCAGGGGTGTCATTTtaaatgggagggaggggggaatgcAAGATAGCCCCCACTGAGGAGTAAGCGGGGCAGGagacatgtgcaaaggccctgaggcaggagcgaACCTCCATGTGTAAGTGCCAGTGAGGAGGCTGGTGCAGgtgctggggttggggaaggCGAGAGCAGAGGAGAAGCTAGGGAGACCAGGCAAGTTGCAGGGATTCTGCAATTGCAAAGCACCCTGtaagactttgattttttttttcttttctttttccccccctcagaTCCAGAAGGAAACTTCTGGAAGGTGTGAGCAGTGAAGAAGGAGATTGAGGCAAGCTAGGATGGGGGCCCACCAAAGTGGTTGCTGGAGGTGGTGGGAAGTGGGCAGATTCTGCACATGGCTTTCCCTGAGGATTCGGAAGGAGCAGTGAGGGTGACAGGTGCCGAGTGTGACCCCGTCGTTGGCCTGAGTGGCAGAGGGGCCGGGAGTCCCCTTTGGAGAGCTCAGGTAGGCAGTTATACACTGGCCTGGAGTTCCAAGGGGGCGTCTGGAGGAGGCAGAAATCGGGCGAGCAGTGGGTAGACAACAGGTAACCTAGGCCTAGCTCTACCCCTGTCCCTTCCTGGCCCCAGGACCCCCCACGGGCCACCCCAgcgccctccccagccccttcgCCTGGCCCTTGACTCCCAGGTCCCAGGTGGTCCAGCGTGGGCCTCTCCTCATGGATTCCCCTCTAGGGGGCCCGAGAATCCCAGGAGCAGTCTGGTTCTTCCTGTTCTAGGCCAggagttgggggttgggtgagtggGCGAGGAGTGTAACACAGGgtgtcctggggtcctggcctgcctccctcctcagccTCGGGTGCAGGGACTGACCTGGCCAGACCTGGGGCTGGTGCCATGTACACCTCCCAAAACCCACGTCAGGGTGGGGCCAGCACCTTTGGACCGGGTGACCAGGCCACCTGTGGGCCTGTCCGCATCTCCCGAGTGCCTTCTGCGCACCAGGCCCATCCTGCGTCTCGTGCGTGCgctcctgccctcctgcctgcAGGCCGGGCTGGCGGTTAAGCTCAGGCTATCCCCTGCCCCCCCTGCAATATTCTAGGGGTGTTCTCTGCTGCTTTGGACACGGGAATCTTCATCTCCAGCCCTGTCTAGTAAATGCTTCTTGTAATGAAGTAGGAgtgggggtgcggggggcggggaagTGGGGAGGTGCAAATGCCATTTTAGTTGCTCTGGACACCCCGAGGTGGCCTCAAGCCGCTGGTTCTGGAACTCCCAGCTCCCACATTGGGAGACCGGAGCCAGCGAGGCCCCTGGGAAGGGGCCGTCCTCACCCCGTTTTACTGACgtgggctgggtggggagcctggctgCCTGAGCCAGGGGTCTTCTCCCTGGGGGGTTAGGACATGGGGGCTACATCTGGGGTGGccaggggtgggctggggacaTGGTCTACTCCTGACTCCAGCAGACGGTGGGGGGGCCCGACAGGGGAAGCACACAGGGGCCCGAGGCATCCGCCTCTGCTCCCCGGAAAGTTCTGAGGCGAGTACTCTGAGCGCTTGAAGACAGGGATGTGGTGACGGCCAGCTGAGGAGCAAGGGACAGGCCCTCTGGGGAGTTGGCAGGAGCCGGGGATGGGTCAACAGGCCTTCTTCTGTTTGGGCAGGAGAAAATGGGGCCGGGACCTTAGCCACAAATAGTTGAGGGTCCTCAGAGCCTCTCCGTGGGCCTGGCTGTTCCTGTGTCTGAGGTGGGGGAGTGACGCAGGGGGTGCACCGGACAGGTGGGCCGGGGACTGTTAGGGTCTGGGTCTCGGAGCACGTCCCGGTGAACCCCAGGGGGGccatgggggtgggtgggcggtCAGCACGTGGCCAGCCGGTCGCACACCCAGCCGTCCAGCCGGCTGCCGCAGAAGGCATCGTTCCACTGCCCGGAGCCCTGCATCATCACACAGTCCTCGCCCTGGCCCCCGTTGTTGGGTTCCCCTGGCCGCCAGTTGCTGCAGCGGAAGACTTAGGGTCAgagggtggaggtgggaaggagccCTAGTGCCTTCAGTCGAGACTCATCCCTCAGAGTCTGGCCGCCCCCCCCATCCCTGCAGCCCAGCGATACCCTCCCCCCGCAGGCCCTCACCTCCACCTGGGCCTGCCTGCCCCCCAAGCCGGCCGTTGCTGAGAAGCACCCCCTCCCTGAGGCCCCCCTTACGTTCTCCCTCCTCACCTATAGTTCAGGGGTTCCTTGTCCATCCATATAAACTCCCCCTCTCTGTCCAGGTCCCGAAGGCCAATCCAGGTGCCCTTCCTGTTGGCGTGTCTGGCCAGGAAGTCCTGTGGAGCAGGACAGGCCTGGAAGTGCCGGGGAGTTGTGCCCGGGTCCCTCCCACCATGCAAGAGGCAGAGGTAGGGGTCCACAGCCCCTGCCCACGAGCTCGGGCTCACCTGCTCCTCTTGGCTGTGGATGCTGACCAGCTGCCCTTGCAGTTTGCTGCACGCGAACCGGGCCTGGATCCACCTCTTGGGGTCCTCACCGAAGTAGTAGCACTTCCTCTGGAAGCTGACCCACTTCTCGGGGCACGTGTTACAGGTGGAgcctggggtggaggagaggctCAGAGGGGCAGCTGTGGTGGGCACCGTGGCGGATGCTGTGGCGGGCGCCATGACGGGCACCGTGGCGGATGCCGTGGTGGTCGCCATGACGGGCACTGTGGTGGATGCCGTGGCTGGCACCGTGGTGGGCGCCGTGGCTGGCACCGTGGTGGGCGTCGTGGCTGGCACCATGGTGGGCGTCGTGGCTGGCACCGTGGTGGGCGCCGTGGCTGGCACCGTGGTGGGCGTCATGGCTGGCACCGTGGTGGGCGTCGTGGCTGGCACTGTGGTGAGTGTTGTGGCTGGCGCCATGACCGGCACGGTGGGTATGATAGGCAGAGTGGGTGGCAGCGTCTCTCCTGGAGTCACCCCTGGGGTCCGGGCTGAAAGCAGACCCACCCCAGAGCCTAACAAAGGCTTGCAGGCTGCCATCTCCGGGGCTCTGCCGCCGACGGGCCAGACCAGCTCCCTGGCAGGAGCACCTCAACAGCCTGCAGCAATGCCAAAAAGAACCACCCCCAGACCCCCACCGGAGCAGCATGCCCGCCACGGACACCAACATCAAGGGGGTCCTGGCCAGCAATACCTCAGCCTCTGCCAGCGCCATCCCCACAAAGTGACCCACAGCCAGCCACGTATCCGTCACCATCAGCATCCCCATGTCACCAGCTCTGTGGCCAGTGGCCCCTCAGCCACCAAGCATCACCACAAACCCCTTCACAGTCAGAAGCACCTCCACTGCCAACACCATGGCAGTGATCACCAACCCCTGCCTGCGACACCTGcgtcaccaccatcatcaccagaGGGGCCCAGGATGGCCAGCAACCTCTCTCTGCTGCGACCACCATGGCCAATACCAATGCCAATGTGGTGAGGCCAAGATTGCCAGCATCACTTGCCCTGTGACTTGTCCCCATTAATGGCTCCAATAACAGTCCTGGTCACCCTAGCTACCAGCACCCCCAAAATCAGATTCTTGCCATGTTTGGGGAAATGGAGATGATTTTTGTCTAGTTGGAGGCACCATGGAGAGCTTATGGAGGGGGCTCCTGAAGGGCTGGGTCCGCCTGGTCTCGACCTTGGGCCACCTTGGTCTCTGTCTCCTCTTGTCCCCACTCTGAGGAAACTCTTAGACACTGTCACCACCACCCAGCCCTCCCAGGTGCGAGGTTAAACCCACTGTTACTGGGTTGACTCGCTCTtgatttaaaatagattttcttgggcacctgggtggttcagttggttaagcgactaccttcggctcaggtcatgaccttggagtcccgggatcgagtcccatatcgggctcccagctacacagggagtctgcttctccctctgaccctcccccttctcatgctctctctcattctctctctatccaataaataaataaataaataaataaataaataatttaaaaaaaaaataaaatagattttcttgAAATGATGGGCAGAGAGGGCCCATAGCTTTGGTGGAAGTTTTTAAGTGGCTGGGGGTCCACAACCTCAACGAGGAACAAAGCTGGATGTGTTTCCGACCAGGAACCAGTGACCCGTATATGGCCCTtggtgcggggggtggggcacCTTAAAACAGGAAGAGAGTATCTCTGGGCACTTGAAGAAAATTTtgatgggggggcgcctgggtggctcagtcaattgggcgtccgactcttgatttctgctgggtgtcatgatcgtggggtcgtgagattgagccccgcatcaggctctgtgctcagcgaggagtctgcttgtccctctcactctgctcctctcccctgctcatgctctctctctctcaaataaagaaagaaatagaatttggGGCCGGCGGGCAGAAAACTTTGAGGAAAGTGCCCTGGCTGCGTGTTGCATAGTCGTCCAGAGACAGCCCTGGAGCTGGGCTCAGACCCCAGGCCTCCACAGGGACCAGGGAGGAATTGGAAGATCTTCCATCAGAGAGAATGTGGTCCAGAGCCCTCCCCAGAGGGACCACAGGCGGCTTTCTTGTTGGGATTCCCACAGCCACAGTGTCCCAGAGGACTGAACTCCTTCATACCAAGCACAGagccttcctcttttctttgccaCTTGGGGCAGCTGGGGCTTCCCAGAGGTGGAAAACCAAAACtcaagggagggggtgagggtggggaggacatCAGGGCAGGAACACCCGGGTTCAAGGCTCACTGGTTGACTGTCTGCTCTTCCTGCAGCCTCTTGGGACAGCCC encodes the following:
- the TRAPPC5 gene encoding trafficking protein particle complex subunit 5 yields the protein MEARFTRGKSALLERALVRPRTEVSLSAFALLFSELVQHCQSRVFSVAELQARLAALGRQVGARVLDALVAREKGARRETKVLGALLFVKGAVWKALFGKEADKLEQANDDARTFYIIEREPLVNTYISVPKENSTLNCASFTAGIVEAVLTHSGFPAKVTAHWHKGTTLMIKFEEAVIARDRALEGR
- the FCER2 gene encoding low affinity immunoglobulin epsilon Fc receptor isoform X1, which translates into the protein MNPPSQGEGRGPGPTVGPQDPVEFSKFSRRRRCCGQRVQLALLGLATVLLWAGLLVLLLFWHWDTVQNLRQLEVTAAQNVSRVSKDLERHNGDQMAQKSQAAQVSQNMEEIRAEQKRMKAQDSELSRNLDGLRLDLSNLKSLSLNERHTALRSLERLQQEVLKLWIELHVSNARTPGVTPGETLPPTLPIIPTVPVMAPATTLTTVPATTPTTVPAMTPTTVPATAPTTVPATTPTMVPATTPTTVPATAPTTVPATASTTVPVMATTTASATVPVMAPATASATVPTTAAPLSLSSTPGSTCNTCPEKWVSFQRKCYYFGEDPKRWIQARFACSKLQGQLVSIHSQEEQACPAPQDFLARHANRKGTWIGLRDLDREGEFIWMDKEPLNYSNWRPGEPNNGGQGEDCVMMQGSGQWNDAFCGSRLDGWVCDRLATC
- the FCER2 gene encoding low affinity immunoglobulin epsilon Fc receptor isoform X2, which gives rise to MEEHSYSDPVEFSKFSRRRRCCGQRVQLALLGLATVLLWAGLLVLLLFWHWDTVQNLRQLEVTAAQNVSRVSKDLERHNGDQMAQKSQAAQVSQNMEEIRAEQKRMKAQDSELSRNLDGLRLDLSNLKSLSLNERHTALRSLERLQQEVLKLWIELHVSNARTPGVTPGETLPPTLPIIPTVPVMAPATTLTTVPATTPTTVPAMTPTTVPATAPTTVPATTPTMVPATTPTTVPATAPTTVPATASTTVPVMATTTASATVPVMAPATASATVPTTAAPLSLSSTPGSTCNTCPEKWVSFQRKCYYFGEDPKRWIQARFACSKLQGQLVSIHSQEEQACPAPQDFLARHANRKGTWIGLRDLDREGEFIWMDKEPLNYSNWRPGEPNNGGQGEDCVMMQGSGQWNDAFCGSRLDGWVCDRLATC